A single Triticum dicoccoides isolate Atlit2015 ecotype Zavitan chromosome 2A, WEW_v2.0, whole genome shotgun sequence DNA region contains:
- the LOC119355772 gene encoding thioredoxin M2, chloroplastic isoform X1 gives MASAVSVATGMASAVSVATGMASAVSVSLAASSSPLAATSRAGAGAPRPHHALPPARGPRSQAQALRAVSGPAVSRRWGVGRGATVVCAVQGQDTTIQVPDVTKTTWQSLVIESEIPVLVGFWASWCGPCKMIDPAIGKLSKEYEGKLKCYKLNTDENPDIASQYGVRSIPTMMIFKNGEKKDAVIGAVPESTLITCIEKFTER, from the exons ATGGCCTCCGCCGTCTCCGTCGCCACCGGCATGGCCTCCGCCGTCTCCGTCGCCACCGGCATGGCCTCCGCCGtctccgtctccctcgccgcctcctcctcgcccctcGCCGCCACCTCGCGCGCGGGGGCGGGGGCGCCGCGGCCCCACCACGCGCTCCCGCCCGCCCGCGGCCCGCGGTCCCAGGCCCAGGCCCTCCGCGCGGTCTCCGGCCCCGCCGTGAGCCGCCGGTGGGGCGTCGGGCGCGGCGCGACGGTCGTCTGCGCCGTCCAGGGCCAGGACACCACCATCCAAG TTCCTGATGTCACAAAGACAACATGGCAATCACTTGTTATAGAGAGCGAGATTCCAGTTCTTGTTGGATTCTGGGCTTCATGGTGTGGACCTTGCAAAATGATTGATCCAGCTATTGGTAAGCTGTCAAAGGAGTATGAAGGGAAGCTGAAATGCTACAAGCTCAACACCGATGAGAATCCAGACATAGCAAGCCAGTATGGCGTCCGGAGCATCCCAACCATGATGATCTTCAAGAATGGCGAGAAGAAGGACGCGGTGATCGGAGCAGTGCCTGAAAGCACACTGATCACATGCATCGAGAAGTTTACCGAGAGGTAA
- the LOC119355772 gene encoding thioredoxin M2, chloroplastic isoform X2 encodes MIDPAIGKLSKEYEGKLKCYKLNTDENPDIASQYGVRSIPTMMIFKNGEKKDAVIGAVPESTLITCIEKFTER; translated from the coding sequence ATGATTGATCCAGCTATTGGTAAGCTGTCAAAGGAGTATGAAGGGAAGCTGAAATGCTACAAGCTCAACACCGATGAGAATCCAGACATAGCAAGCCAGTATGGCGTCCGGAGCATCCCAACCATGATGATCTTCAAGAATGGCGAGAAGAAGGACGCGGTGATCGGAGCAGTGCCTGAAAGCACACTGATCACATGCATCGAGAAGTTTACCGAGAGGTAA